The following are from one region of the Jatrophihabitans telluris genome:
- the lepB gene encoding signal peptidase I: MSVLLVTTLRTEILQPFFIPSESMESTLHGCDGCHGDRIIVNRLIYRLRAVHDGDIVVFRSPTDWGADGDEYLIKRVIATGGQQIRCCDAAGRVELRPSGAWVWRALDEPYTSSAPPPGPAGPAGSAGPVGSAGPVGSAGPVGRGFGPLTVPLGRLWLMGDNRAVSADSLYHYRSNGQQVWASTVPTSSVVGKATAIVWPRSRWRSLGTPGTFVGRGLAAGGPTPSWWSAGALVLLSVVLARRAIVHRPGRRPV, encoded by the coding sequence ATGAGTGTCCTGCTTGTCACCACTCTGCGGACGGAGATCCTGCAGCCGTTCTTCATTCCGTCCGAGTCGATGGAGTCGACTCTGCACGGGTGCGACGGTTGTCACGGTGACCGGATCATCGTGAACCGCTTGATCTACCGGCTGCGTGCGGTTCACGACGGTGACATCGTCGTGTTCCGGAGTCCGACGGACTGGGGCGCCGACGGTGACGAGTACCTGATCAAAAGGGTGATCGCCACCGGAGGGCAACAGATTCGATGCTGTGATGCTGCCGGGCGCGTCGAGCTGCGCCCGTCAGGCGCGTGGGTGTGGCGTGCGTTGGATGAGCCCTACACCTCGTCCGCTCCGCCCCCCGGGCCTGCCGGGCCCGCCGGGTCCGCCGGGCCCGTCGGGTCCGCCGGGCCCGTCGGGTCCGCCGGGCCCGTCGGTCGAGGCTTCGGGCCGCTCACCGTTCCGCTCGGACGCCTTTGGTTGATGGGAGATAATCGTGCCGTCTCGGCCGACTCGCTCTACCACTATCGCTCCAACGGGCAACAGGTGTGGGCCAGCACGGTGCCAACATCCTCGGTGGTGGGGAAGGCGACGGCCATCGTCTGGCCGCGGTCTCGCTGGCGCAGTCTCGGCACCCCCGGGACGTTCGTGGGTCGAGGACTCGCAGCGGGCGGACCCACACCGAGCTGGTGGAGCGCTGGTGCGCTGGTGCTGCTGTCGGTCGTACTTGCGAGGCGCGCGATCGTCCATCGGCCCGGCCGTCGCCCGGTATGA
- a CDS encoding methyl-accepting chemotaxis protein, which translates to MINLVRRLRIGARLSLCFGTVAVLLGIAVLVGFSSLSSAQHRANELASLHKLSHKVDTLKFYDADVSGWQVAYLGDAPRIGGPASVQASSENRAGFLKDESEMRAVVAGVDTTAMTAAQQATYVQLKQQVDAFFTADDHIVELLKANKQAEASKYVVDSSYPIYYKLLDQTDSLISSTSTRIDTAIAAGNRAAAHARLVMGTVFALGLLLAAGLVLLVTRSVAGPVARTREQLQQLADGNLAITAETSGADELTEMSIAMNAAVAGIRGVISSISQSSQALAASSEELTAVATSVASSAEETSTQAEVVAAAATQISQNIAMVAAGGEQMGGAISEIAGSASEAASVAQTAVIAAAAASHTVTKLGESSEEIGKVVRMITSIAKQTNLLALNATIEAARAGDAGKGFAVVASEVKDLAQAVAAATEDISNRVATTQADAQGAVAAIGEITNVISQINDIQVIISAAVEEQAATTNAMVRNVAEVSTGSEEIATNVSGIATASGQTTQSVSATSDSAHELARIAADLNAAVAAFRL; encoded by the coding sequence ATGATCAACCTTGTGCGGCGCCTTCGAATCGGCGCGCGCCTGTCCCTGTGTTTCGGAACGGTCGCCGTCCTCCTCGGTATCGCGGTGCTGGTCGGTTTCAGCAGCCTGTCCTCGGCGCAACACCGAGCCAATGAGCTGGCCTCGTTGCACAAGCTTTCCCACAAGGTCGACACGCTCAAGTTCTACGACGCCGACGTCAGCGGTTGGCAGGTCGCCTACCTCGGCGACGCCCCGCGCATCGGCGGACCGGCCTCGGTCCAGGCGTCATCAGAAAACCGTGCCGGCTTCCTCAAGGACGAGTCCGAGATGCGTGCGGTGGTCGCCGGAGTCGACACCACGGCCATGACCGCCGCCCAACAGGCGACCTACGTCCAGCTCAAGCAGCAGGTCGACGCCTTTTTCACCGCCGACGACCACATCGTCGAGTTGCTGAAGGCGAACAAGCAGGCCGAGGCCAGCAAGTACGTCGTCGATTCCAGCTACCCGATCTACTACAAGCTGCTCGACCAGACCGACAGCCTGATCAGCTCGACGTCCACCCGGATCGACACCGCGATCGCCGCGGGTAACCGGGCCGCCGCCCACGCGCGACTGGTGATGGGGACGGTCTTCGCGCTCGGCCTGTTGTTGGCTGCGGGCCTGGTCTTGCTCGTTACCCGCAGCGTCGCCGGCCCGGTGGCACGTACTCGCGAACAACTTCAGCAGCTGGCGGACGGCAACCTGGCGATCACGGCCGAGACGTCCGGCGCCGACGAACTGACTGAGATGTCGATCGCCATGAACGCGGCGGTCGCCGGGATCCGCGGCGTCATCTCGTCCATCTCGCAAAGTTCACAAGCTCTGGCCGCGTCCTCGGAGGAGCTGACCGCGGTCGCGACGTCGGTGGCCTCCTCCGCTGAGGAAACGTCGACCCAGGCCGAGGTCGTTGCGGCCGCCGCGACCCAGATCTCGCAGAACATCGCCATGGTCGCCGCCGGTGGCGAGCAGATGGGCGGAGCGATCTCCGAGATCGCGGGCAGTGCCAGCGAGGCAGCGTCCGTCGCCCAGACCGCGGTCATTGCCGCGGCGGCAGCGAGTCATACGGTGACGAAGCTCGGCGAGTCGTCGGAGGAGATCGGCAAGGTCGTTCGCATGATCACCTCGATCGCCAAGCAGACGAACCTGCTCGCGCTCAACGCAACGATCGAAGCAGCGCGTGCCGGAGACGCGGGTAAGGGCTTTGCCGTTGTGGCCAGTGAGGTCAAGGATCTGGCGCAGGCCGTTGCCGCCGCCACCGAGGACATCTCCAACCGGGTCGCCACCACGCAGGCCGATGCCCAGGGCGCGGTCGCCGCGATCGGCGAGATCACCAACGTGATCTCCCAGATCAACGACATCCAGGTCATCATCTCGGCCGCGGTGGAGGAACAGGCGGCGACCACGAACGCGATGGTCCGCAATGTCGCCGAGGTGTCGACGGGCTCGGAGGAGATCGCGACGAACGTCAGCGGCATCGCGACGGCCAGCGGTCAGACCACTCAGAGCGTGTCCGCTACGTCGGACTCGGCCCATGAGCTGGCGCGGATCGCCGCCGACCTCAATGCCGCGGTCGCTGCGTTCCGGCTCTGA
- a CDS encoding nitroreductase family protein, whose protein sequence is MATLALSPDELLTTTRTVRKRLDLHRPVPLELVRECLEVALQAPSGSNRQGWQWLVITDPQLRRHIGEIYRDAVAEYLDSTGSAARLFADDPDRAPVQQRVGDSVAWLGERMGEVPVLVLPCLRAGQTLPPDNQAGLWGSVLPAAWSYCLAARARGLGTAWTTLHLSREAEVAELLGIPSGVHQAALIPTAYYTGESFKPAPRQALDAVLHVDGW, encoded by the coding sequence ATGGCCACACTTGCGTTGTCTCCCGACGAACTGCTCACCACCACGCGCACGGTCCGCAAGCGCCTGGACCTGCATCGCCCGGTCCCGTTGGAGCTCGTCCGCGAATGCCTGGAGGTTGCCCTGCAGGCTCCGTCAGGTTCCAACCGGCAGGGTTGGCAATGGCTGGTGATCACCGACCCGCAGCTACGACGACACATCGGCGAGATCTACCGCGACGCGGTGGCCGAATACCTCGACTCCACTGGATCGGCCGCCAGACTCTTCGCCGACGATCCCGATCGCGCACCGGTGCAGCAGCGGGTCGGCGACAGTGTGGCCTGGCTGGGAGAGCGGATGGGCGAGGTACCCGTGCTCGTGCTGCCCTGCCTGCGAGCCGGGCAAACGCTGCCGCCCGACAACCAAGCCGGGCTCTGGGGCTCGGTCTTGCCGGCGGCCTGGAGTTACTGCCTGGCCGCCCGGGCCCGCGGGCTGGGCACTGCCTGGACGACGCTGCACCTGAGCCGGGAGGCCGAGGTTGCCGAGTTGCTCGGCATTCCCTCCGGTGTGCACCAGGCCGCCCTGATTCCGACGGCGTACTACACCGGGGAGTCGTTCAAACCCGCGCCCAGGCAGGCCCTGGACGCGGTCCTCCACGTCGACGGCTGGTGA
- a CDS encoding glyoxalase superfamily protein yields the protein MDLRLELVIIPVTDIDRAKAFYVDKAGFVADHDHRVDENLRFVQMTPVGSGCSIAFGQGLTDAEPGSVKGLQLVTDDIEATKKEFESRGLDAGEIQDLPWGRFLFFTDPDGNAWAVQAMLPRT from the coding sequence ATGGACCTCCGACTGGAACTGGTCATCATTCCGGTGACCGACATCGACCGGGCCAAGGCGTTCTACGTGGACAAGGCGGGCTTCGTCGCCGACCACGACCATCGGGTGGATGAGAATTTGCGATTCGTCCAAATGACCCCGGTCGGTTCGGGGTGCTCGATCGCCTTCGGGCAGGGCCTCACCGATGCCGAGCCCGGATCGGTCAAGGGACTGCAGCTCGTCACCGACGACATCGAGGCCACGAAGAAGGAATTCGAATCCCGGGGCCTGGACGCCGGCGAGATCCAGGATCTGCCGTGGGGCCGTTTCCTGTTCTTCACCGATCCCGACGGCAACGCCTGGGCCGTTCAGGCGATGCTCCCGCGCACCTGA
- a CDS encoding DUF7455 domain-containing protein codes for MVVEVDRRPRELTAEDRCDRCSARAMVETVMLGGGALLWCAHHFSAFETSLSGLGAQVVADIRKSAEPVVH; via the coding sequence ATGGTTGTCGAAGTTGATCGCCGTCCGCGGGAGTTGACCGCCGAGGACCGCTGCGACCGCTGTTCTGCCCGTGCAATGGTGGAGACCGTCATGCTGGGCGGCGGCGCGCTCCTGTGGTGCGCGCATCACTTCTCGGCGTTCGAGACGTCCCTGTCGGGCCTCGGCGCCCAGGTCGTCGCCGACATCCGCAAAAGCGCTGAACCAGTCGTCCATTAG
- the flhA gene encoding flagellar biosynthesis protein FlhA: MNPKRLSQLAVPIGVVAIILMMVVPVPAGILDFLIALNITSALLIVLVSMYVQRPLDFSSFPSLLLVCTLFRLALNISATRNVLSHGYAGKVIEAFGHIVISGSLVIGLVIFAILLVIQFVVITNGAGRVAEVGARFTLDAMPGKQMAIDADLNAGLIDETEARRRRSEVTSEADFYGSMDGASKFVKGDAIAAIIITIINLVGGIVIGIVQNHLSVTDAISKYSLLSVGDGLVSQIPALLLSVSTGLIVTRASDSDDMGTVVAAQLGSQKKALQIAGGAALALCAVPGLPKLPFLLVGGGLLVIAQRLHPKQGKDGVPALAASTAPAGPSPDSAEAIMSELAVDPLELSLSADMVSLVDGPGADLLDRVRSLRRKLALELGVVMPPVRTRDNLDLPMATYAILVNGVEVARGQAPTGTVLAIGDGLDNLPGIDGQEPVFGLRGKWIGTELRAQAELLGATVVDRSSVIITHLSETVRTHASRLLGREEVSALTQALKRSHPVVVEDLTPALLTLGEVQRVLHALLEEGVSIRDLVRIFEALSVAAKSSTEPNRLVEAARLALAPSITASHLYDGRLQVLTLEPRLQQSLLESARPMEGGVQLLPGPELVESLLNSVVAQQQSASERGLRPILACSPQIRLPLRRLLSSTVPDLAVLSYNEISSNATIVDTVGVISDVRTVAV, encoded by the coding sequence GTGAACCCCAAGCGGCTGAGTCAGCTCGCGGTGCCCATCGGTGTCGTGGCGATCATCCTGATGATGGTCGTCCCGGTTCCGGCCGGCATCCTCGACTTCCTGATCGCCCTGAACATCACCTCGGCCCTGCTGATCGTGCTGGTCAGCATGTACGTGCAGCGCCCGCTGGACTTCTCCTCCTTCCCGTCCCTGCTGTTGGTCTGCACCCTGTTCCGGCTCGCGCTCAACATCTCTGCCACCCGCAACGTCCTGAGCCACGGGTACGCGGGCAAGGTCATCGAAGCCTTCGGGCACATCGTGATCAGCGGATCACTGGTCATCGGCCTCGTGATCTTCGCGATCCTGCTGGTCATCCAGTTCGTCGTGATCACCAACGGCGCCGGTCGTGTCGCCGAAGTCGGGGCCCGCTTCACCCTCGACGCCATGCCCGGAAAGCAGATGGCGATCGACGCCGACCTCAACGCCGGCCTCATCGACGAGACCGAGGCCCGTCGGCGCCGCTCGGAGGTCACCTCCGAGGCCGACTTCTACGGCTCGATGGACGGCGCTTCGAAGTTCGTCAAGGGCGACGCGATCGCGGCGATCATCATCACGATCATCAACCTGGTCGGCGGCATCGTCATCGGGATCGTGCAGAACCACCTGTCGGTGACCGACGCAATCAGCAAGTACAGCCTGCTCTCGGTCGGTGACGGGCTCGTCAGCCAGATCCCCGCCCTGTTGCTGTCCGTCTCCACCGGTCTCATCGTGACCCGCGCGTCGGACTCCGACGACATGGGCACCGTCGTGGCCGCCCAGCTCGGCAGCCAGAAGAAGGCGCTGCAGATCGCCGGCGGCGCCGCCCTGGCCCTGTGTGCGGTGCCCGGCCTGCCCAAGCTTCCGTTCCTGCTCGTCGGCGGTGGCCTGCTCGTCATAGCTCAACGTCTGCACCCCAAGCAGGGAAAGGACGGTGTGCCGGCCCTGGCCGCCAGCACGGCTCCGGCCGGACCGTCGCCGGACAGCGCCGAGGCGATCATGTCCGAGCTTGCCGTCGATCCGCTCGAACTGTCCCTGTCGGCCGACATGGTCTCCCTGGTGGACGGCCCGGGCGCCGACCTGCTCGACCGGGTGCGCTCGCTACGCCGCAAGCTCGCCCTCGAACTGGGGGTCGTCATGCCTCCGGTCCGAACCCGCGACAACCTGGACCTGCCGATGGCCACCTACGCGATCCTGGTGAACGGGGTCGAGGTCGCCCGCGGGCAGGCGCCGACGGGGACCGTGCTGGCGATCGGGGACGGTCTGGACAACCTGCCCGGTATCGACGGTCAGGAGCCCGTCTTCGGTCTGCGCGGCAAGTGGATCGGCACGGAGCTGCGTGCTCAGGCCGAGCTGCTCGGCGCCACGGTGGTCGACCGATCCTCGGTGATCATCACGCACCTGTCCGAGACGGTGCGCACCCACGCCAGCCGGCTCCTGGGGCGGGAAGAGGTTTCCGCGCTCACTCAGGCCCTCAAGCGCAGCCACCCGGTCGTGGTCGAGGACCTCACGCCGGCGCTGCTCACCCTCGGCGAGGTGCAGCGCGTGCTGCACGCCTTGCTGGAGGAGGGCGTCTCCATTCGCGACCTGGTCCGGATCTTCGAAGCGCTCTCGGTGGCGGCCAAGTCGAGCACCGAGCCGAACCGCCTGGTCGAGGCAGCCCGCCTCGCGCTGGCTCCGTCCATCACCGCCTCGCATCTCTACGACGGGCGACTGCAGGTCCTGACGCTGGAACCACGGCTGCAGCAGAGCCTGCTCGAGTCGGCTCGTCCGATGGAGGGCGGCGTGCAGCTGCTTCCCGGACCGGAACTGGTCGAGTCGCTGCTCAACTCCGTCGTCGCTCAGCAGCAGTCGGCCTCGGAGCGCGGTCTGCGCCCGATCCTGGCCTGCTCGCCGCAGATCCGCCTGCCACTGCGCCGTCTGCTCTCCAGCACTGTGCCGGACCTGGCCGTGCTGTCGTACAACGAAATCTCGTCCAACGCCACAATCGTCGACACGGTAGGGGTGATCAGCGATGTCCGAACCGTTGCTGTCTGA
- a CDS encoding putative bifunctional diguanylate cyclase/phosphodiesterase — MRDTEAEAPKDGATSTQRGASVPWTVLGTLLIVGLELALLTAVYFRGAPTRTERLAVAAVAGTARAAAPGNSSAAAAQYTLAHLSDLSAAGVPSGTVTTLRREAEALAADPGSPTALAGLRDTVAARENLLRARQHRQDSEAVFVYLALLVGASLGWMVWFRKLVSRHRALQRQVTEQQAQAIGEQRLAALVRNAADVMAVCDADSTITFLTPSVRAVLGHEAEQLVGRPYTALVHPADLPLFTHHLSTQRVGEDQPLRLRMHHADGRELIVEGSLSNLLADASVSGIVITIRDVTARVQLEERLTHQAFHDPLTGLANRQLFGDRLDHALTPGVTVAASHVVLFCDLDDFKLVNDSLGHGSGDEVLAVIAERMRATVGARDTVARLGGDEFAVLMEGATLIEAQLMAERLLGSFSEPIVLEGRPLTVRASIGLAPAVPGELTGEEVLRNADVAMYLAKDRGKSATAVYEPRLHEESLRRLQLRADLQKAVRRDELVLHFQPTVDLNTRQVVGFEALVRWQHPEQGLLGPVLFIPIAEESGLIVPLGSWVLRNACVAAASMQSDAHTPTMSVNVSSQQLDQSGFVEEVTRVLAETGLPPHRLCLEITESVVLNDLDRVRAVLSQLRALGIRIAIDDFGTGYSSLAYLSNLPVDVLKVDKSFVDRIVSDEQSGSLTRAIIAMSGAMKLATVAEGVEHDDQASWLELAACSYGQGYLWSKPVPYERATELLAELSVSRIRPGRSDVAGRINSGGAQDMQAAG, encoded by the coding sequence GTGCGCGACACAGAGGCCGAAGCGCCCAAGGACGGGGCGACGTCGACACAACGCGGCGCTTCCGTGCCCTGGACCGTTCTCGGCACGCTCCTGATCGTGGGGCTCGAACTCGCGCTGCTCACCGCCGTCTACTTCCGTGGCGCTCCAACGCGAACCGAGCGGCTCGCTGTCGCCGCCGTCGCCGGTACGGCGCGAGCCGCCGCTCCCGGCAACAGCAGCGCTGCGGCCGCTCAGTACACCCTTGCTCACCTGTCGGACCTGTCGGCCGCCGGCGTTCCTTCGGGCACAGTGACGACGCTGCGTCGCGAGGCAGAGGCGCTCGCCGCCGATCCGGGTTCGCCCACCGCGCTGGCCGGGTTGCGCGACACGGTCGCCGCCCGCGAAAACCTGCTGCGCGCTCGGCAACACCGCCAGGACAGCGAGGCCGTGTTCGTCTATCTCGCCCTGCTCGTCGGGGCCTCGCTGGGCTGGATGGTCTGGTTTCGCAAGCTCGTCTCGCGCCACCGCGCCCTCCAGCGGCAGGTGACCGAACAACAGGCCCAGGCCATCGGCGAACAGCGACTGGCCGCCCTCGTTCGCAACGCCGCCGATGTGATGGCCGTCTGCGACGCCGATTCCACGATCACCTTTCTGACGCCGTCCGTGCGGGCCGTGCTGGGACACGAGGCCGAGCAGCTCGTCGGCCGGCCGTACACCGCGCTCGTCCACCCGGCCGACCTTCCCTTGTTCACCCATCATCTGAGCACGCAACGGGTCGGTGAGGACCAGCCGTTGCGGCTCCGGATGCACCACGCCGACGGCCGGGAACTGATCGTCGAGGGCAGCTTGTCCAACCTGCTCGCCGACGCGTCGGTGTCGGGCATCGTGATCACCATTCGCGATGTCACCGCGCGTGTGCAGCTGGAGGAACGCCTTACCCATCAAGCTTTCCACGACCCGCTGACCGGCCTGGCCAACCGCCAGCTGTTCGGCGACCGCCTCGACCACGCCCTCACTCCGGGCGTCACGGTGGCGGCGAGCCACGTCGTGTTGTTCTGCGATCTCGACGACTTCAAACTCGTCAACGACAGCCTCGGACACGGCTCCGGCGACGAGGTTCTGGCCGTGATCGCCGAACGAATGCGTGCCACCGTCGGCGCTCGGGACACCGTCGCTCGTCTGGGCGGCGACGAGTTCGCGGTGCTCATGGAGGGTGCCACCCTCATCGAGGCACAGCTGATGGCCGAGCGTCTGCTGGGCTCGTTCAGCGAACCGATCGTGCTCGAGGGGCGCCCGCTGACGGTGCGGGCCAGCATCGGCCTGGCGCCGGCGGTGCCCGGTGAGCTGACAGGCGAGGAGGTGCTGCGCAACGCCGATGTTGCGATGTATCTGGCCAAGGACCGCGGCAAGTCCGCCACCGCGGTGTACGAGCCCAGGTTGCACGAGGAGTCGCTGCGTCGCCTGCAGTTGCGTGCGGATCTGCAGAAGGCGGTTCGCCGGGACGAGTTGGTGCTGCACTTCCAGCCGACCGTGGATCTGAACACCCGCCAGGTCGTCGGCTTCGAAGCTCTCGTGCGCTGGCAGCATCCCGAGCAGGGGCTGCTCGGGCCGGTGCTGTTCATCCCGATCGCCGAGGAGTCCGGTCTCATCGTGCCGCTGGGCAGCTGGGTGCTGCGCAACGCGTGCGTCGCCGCCGCGAGTATGCAGAGCGACGCCCACACGCCGACGATGTCGGTGAACGTCTCGTCCCAGCAGCTCGATCAGTCTGGTTTCGTCGAGGAGGTGACGCGGGTCTTGGCCGAAACCGGCCTGCCCCCGCACCGCCTGTGCCTGGAGATCACCGAGTCGGTGGTGCTCAACGATCTGGACCGCGTTCGCGCCGTGCTGTCGCAGTTGCGCGCGCTCGGGATCCGCATCGCAATCGACGACTTCGGCACCGGATACAGCTCGCTGGCGTACCTTTCGAACCTGCCGGTGGACGTGCTCAAGGTCGACAAGTCGTTCGTGGACCGCATCGTGTCCGACGAGCAGAGTGGCTCGCTCACCCGCGCGATCATCGCGATGAGCGGCGCGATGAAGCTGGCCACGGTCGCCGAGGGTGTCGAGCACGACGACCAGGCGAGCTGGCTGGAGTTGGCCGCGTGCTCGTACGGGCAGGGCTACCTGTGGTCCAAGCCGGTGCCCTACGAACGAGCCACCGAATTGCTGGCCGAGCTGTCGGTATCGCGAATTCGCCCCGGACGTAGCGACGTCGCGGGACGCATCAACTCCGGGGGCGCTCAAGACATGCAAGCGGCGGGCTGA
- a CDS encoding helix-turn-helix domain-containing protein, which yields MRLRSRDVLADYIRLLGMSERAFAAQAGLGHATVNHLITGRRVSCSAATAAAIERALGCPPGLLFMAL from the coding sequence ATGCGACTGCGCAGCCGCGACGTACTCGCCGACTACATACGGCTGCTCGGCATGTCCGAGCGTGCCTTCGCCGCGCAGGCCGGGCTCGGCCATGCCACCGTGAACCACTTGATCACCGGCCGACGGGTGAGTTGCTCAGCGGCCACGGCAGCCGCGATCGAGAGGGCCCTCGGATGTCCCCCCGGACTACTGTTCATGGCGCTGTAG